In Serratia sp. FDAARGOS_506, a genomic segment contains:
- the fur gene encoding ferric iron uptake transcriptional regulator → MTDNNIALKKAGLKVTLPRLKILEVLQNPECHHVSAEDLYKKLIDMGEEIGLATVYRVLNQFDDAGIVTRHNFEGGKSVFELTQQHHHDHLICLDCGKVIEFSDESIEVRQRDIAKQHGIKLTNHSLYLYGHCETGDCREDETLHDKK, encoded by the coding sequence ATGACCGACAACAACATCGCATTGAAGAAGGCCGGCTTAAAAGTCACGCTTCCGCGACTCAAAATCCTGGAAGTACTGCAAAATCCGGAATGCCATCACGTCAGTGCGGAAGATTTGTACAAAAAACTGATTGATATGGGCGAAGAGATCGGGTTGGCAACGGTTTATCGCGTACTGAACCAGTTTGACGATGCGGGCATTGTGACACGTCACAATTTCGAAGGCGGCAAGTCCGTGTTCGAGCTGACCCAACAGCATCACCACGATCACCTGATTTGCCTGGACTGTGGCAAAGTGATCGAATTCAGCGACGAATCCATCGAAGTGCGCCAGCGTGATATCGCCAAGCAACACGGCATCAAGCTCACCAACCACAGCCTGTATCTGTACGGTCACTGTGAAACCGGTGACTGCCGCGAAGACGAAACGCTGCACGACAAGAAATAA